The window GCACATGATGCCCGGCACAGACGACGGAGCACGCCCTTCCATGGAGCCTGTGTTCGCCGCCGACGAGCGCTCCCAGGAGCCGTGGCAAGGCGACAAGAGATCGAGGGTTGAAGAGAGCGAGATGCTGATGAGCTTCGCGAGCTACCAACACGCCATGGACATCGGCGGGATTGACGCGGTGTCCTTGACGCTGGGCCTTCGGCACGAGGGCGGCCAACAGAATCCGCATCAGATGTTCCATGATTTTGTGGGCTGATCGCCGTTTCTTTGCGCCGAATTCGGTGGGCTGATCGGCACGAGATCGTCGGCTGATCGCCGCATCAGAATCCGCACGGAGGGCGGCCGCGCAGTTCTCGTCGAATTCGGTGGTCGAAGTGATCTGCATCGCTTCTTCGTAGGTCGTCTTCTGCTATACGAGTGTTTGTGGTGTTGTGATGATATCTGAACTGCTCAATCTAACAGTGTCGTTTCTGCACGCGTGCGTTCTTTCTGACATCAGCCCATGGGCCCCTTTTCATTGATCCAATCGGAAGGTTGGTATGCAAGGCGAGCACAAATGAAAGTGATGACGGGCTGGGTCGAGCAAAGCAGATCACCGACCATGCAATTTTCACGGGGTGACGTGGTTTCTCCATCGCCTGTGAGAGGTGATGACATCACCCGAGACGAACGTCAGGGTTGACTCGGTCCAACCTAAAACGATTACACCCCACGCGACCTCAGCCGAGCGCGCACGTGCCGTGCGGCGCCATCTTACCCTCTTCCGAACGGAACCCAATCCGCGACATCCGTCGCCCGCGATCGACCCCCGTGGCGGCATCCGTCGTTGAAGGGAAGGCCGTAAGGGCGAGAGACAAAACCGAAGCGACGGGGAAAAGAAGCTCGAGGCGAAAAGGAAACCCCCCTGTCCTATCGATCGATCCCTCCCTCCCTTCACGATTCTTCGCCGCTTGGAGTTGTTTGATCCATCCGGTCTCGAGACGGACTCCGTGAACTCCGTCCGATTCCGGACTCCTCTGGGTACTTCTTCCTTGCTTCTTGTCTTTTTCCCTTGGAATTTGCACAAATTGGTGGTTCTTGGATCTTGTCTTGGAGTCTTTAGGTTGTGTCGTATCGGCTAACCGGTTCCTCGATGCGATTCGAGGATGAATTTACCGGGTTTTGGGGTTTCTTTGGTTTCGCTAAGGGTGTTTCCAGTGTCGTTGTTTTTCTTGGATGTTAATTTGGTATCAAGATTGTTGCTTTTGCTTAGGTTTCGGATGCGGCTTTGCTTTTTTGTCCTATTCATAGTGCCAGATACCGTCTTCTGACTAGCCAGCGCTTGATGGTAGAGTTTATTGTGGTGTCTTAATGTCCTGCTTGTGACAATTACTCCCTCTAAACGAACCATGAGTGATTACTTGTTTTGCTAGTTCTTGTATTGGCAATTTACTTTCATTGGGAGGAATTGTGGGGCAAGAAAGATACTATCGGAAGGTGTGAAACTATGTTAACTGCTACGAACAAGATTATGAATTGTCTAGATTTGGTAGAGAAGCGCATAACACGAAAGTGGAAACCCTTCATGGTAGGATCATGGACCCTCCTGATCTATCAGTAGAAAACATCTATTTCTTTGCAGGACATAAAATTTGATTTCGTCTTTAGCGTTTTTAATAGCACTGTCTTTCTTTGATTTAAGACTCCGCAACCTTGTTTTTCATGTGGCCCTAATAGATGACAAAAGATACTCCTGTAATGATTACATGTACCCCCTCTTTAAGAATGGCAATTGCATCTTCTGGTTGTTCTTCGATATCTTACTGTACTTCCTGAAttcttagtaaaaaaaaattatgtggaAGCTGCATAATGCCATCACTGAGAGGGTATCGAAGGGGGTGGAAAGATACTACCCAAATGTGTGAAACTTTGCTGGTTGCTATGAACAGGGTGATAGATTTAGTAGAGGGAGACCAGACACCAAACttgataatttttatttcttttgctcagttttttcctttttctttgttcATGTGCATGCCTTGGTTCATGTGGTCATAGTACATTACAAAAGGTAATTGTGTGATTCTATTTATACACATGTTATTTGTTTAGTATAACCATTTCTGTTTTATATGATTATGATAATGTTCTTATGTGTCTCATATAATTGATGATGTGCCAGGTTGCTCTCTGCTACTGCTCTTGTAACATTTTGGCTATTCTCTTGTGGTTTGATAACCTCATCTTTTCTGTCATAACATCTCTGGCTTGTTATTATTTCTCATTCAGATAATCACATTGTGGTATGGGCTGGTCGCCTCTTCTTGATTTCATTTTTGTTGAAAGATGTTCAGTAGGCACGTTCTTAGCCGGTTTGAATGGCCATGGCGAAGCAAAAGTCCTCTAACGACCCAGTTGCTCGATGATAGGCCGACTGATGTAGAATTGTCTGTTTACTCTAAGTTGCCAGGTCCTGATCCTGACAGCCCATCTGGCCTTCTTAATGGTGAAGAATTGAACACAGAACCAATTGTTGATTTAGATCTCTTCTTTGGATCTCTCTACAATTATTATTGCGAGAAAGGGTTACGGTGCATCACTCTAAAGTGGATAGTTGAGATCCTTTCTGTAATCTTTGTTGAATGTTTTATTTGGTTTTTCTTATTGGTTGTTGATTGGCCTGCTCTCCGCAACGCAAGATGTGGGATGGATGCACTTGAGTCTGGAAATAAGCCTTGTGATCTCGCAAAGGAGGCCATCAATAAACACCCACTTGTACCTTTTACTTTTACCAAAGGTGTCATTGTTGGGTCCATGATTATATTGGCAATCTATGGAGTATTCAACTTTTTGAAGTTCATTGTGCAATTCAAAAGTACACTAAAAGTTCGTGACTTCTATTATAACAGGTCAAGTTTCAGAtcctttatatgcttaaattTCACATTGTACAATAGCTGAATAAATcaagataaatttcttctttttttctccagTCTCAATGTCACAGATCGTGATATTCAAACAACTTCATGGCCCGTTATGTTAGAAAAAGTCATAAAATTACAGCGGTCACAGCAACTGTGTGTGATCAGAAATCTTACTGCACATGACATAGTGATGCGAATGATGCGGAAGGAGAACTACTTAATTGGAATGCTCAACAAACGTGTTcttgcttttccaattcattGTTGGATCCCTGGAGCTGGTCCTGTTTTGATTAAAAATGGGAGGAAATATCATATGATACTACCAAAGACTCTTGAATGGACATTAAATTGGTGCATATTTCAAAGTATGTTTGACAGGTAATTTTGTTCGTCATCCTGTCACTTGTAGTCTTGCTATATACATCATAATTGGTGATGAGCAATTAAAAGTTTCAGGTTAAATCTACTAGGTTGTAGCATATGGTATTATAGTTTCAGGAGATACTTTACAGGGAGTTTTGCTGCAATATTAGAAAAGTAGTAATCGATCCTGGAGTTCATAGAGCAAGCACTTTACTTCAataatttctttcctttttttaaatTTCAGAAACATAATGGTGAAGTAGGGTTTGATACTCTTAGTCATTAATTTGAGTTTACTGTGTATTTTACTTGCAGAATTTACTTTTCACATTACTTTAATATTCTTGTAGTTCTATTATGTCTTTGAATTTTCTATTAAATATGTGAATATGCATCATATTCTTACTTAGATTTTCTGACATTTGTAATTGCTTAGAAGAGAGAACAAAAGAAATCCCTGATAATATCTATGTGCTGACAATGGAATCATTTTTCTGTAGTAAATTTTGTATTCGGAGAGAATTCCTAGagaacccttcattattgagaaaGAGGCTAAAGATTGTTGGGATTGGGATGTTTCTCATTTCACCATGTCTAGTAATCTTCATGCTAGTATACCTGTTCCTAAGGCATGCTGAACAGTTCTATCATCATCCAAGCACAGCATCATCTCGGAGGTGGTCAAATTTATCGAAGTGGATATTCAGGGAATTCAATGAGGTACTTGCCCTAAACGATTCTTATTGACGGTTCATATGTATAGATTTGGACTATCTGGAAATCCTTATTCTCAATTGTCTTGTTGGATAACTGATGTTTTTTGTACATCATATTAAGGTTTAAGGTGTTCCTTGCCCTAGCCATGCTTGTCATTGGTTAACATAATATGTACCATTCCAAGCATGCTATAATGGGCCAAAGCATGCTAAAAAGTTCAAGTAGGCTCCGTAATCATGAATTGCTACATTTTTGTTATATGATATAGTGCATTGCACATAGGCATGGACTATGTATGCATGTAATCTACTGGCATAGATCATATTGCACATACATACAGTTCCACACTTATATATGTTCATCTTGATAAATGTTGGAGAAtaggattttaatataaataccTTCTTTTCAGTGTCATTTAGTTCTTTTGGTTGCACAAACAGAGTCATAAAATCATGCTGTAGCTTTTCTTGTAAAATTTTAACTTTAAATTTCTAGTAGAGTGGTAAATAGTTGTGACACAAAAGCAAACTCTCTGCTTGCGAAGAGTAGACTGTGTATATTAACCCTCCCCAGATTCCACATTTGAGCAAGCCTCATCATGTACCGAGCCAATCTTCTAGTTGTGTATACCCCAAGAGCTTGAACATCTTGTTTAGCTCCTGCCTTCCAGAATTGTTGTTGTTGCTATTGTGTAATATCTTTCTTCTTTTACCACAAaaaagattaattattttattttaaaactttTGCTGCTACTTTGGTATTAACACTTCAGAACCCATTCTTTTTATGGCATTGACCTTTGAATATTTTCACTTTATTTTGGTGTTCAAGTTTGCTCTCATATGTTTTTAGTACATTCCAATTGGTGACTAGCATGATATGTGCTggtggcatggcatggcatggcgtAACATGTCATGCAATGGAACAGTGAACTAAAAAGATAAGGAAACAAGAACAGATATCCATGACAAAACCAATGCAAGAGGTGGCACAGAAGCTTTTTTGTTGATTCCTATAGGTCAAGTAAACCAAAGGTTAGCCAGTGAGGAACTTCATAGTGTCACTTTGGCCTGAAACCAAGCCTGTTCTTAAGAAACAAATCCAAATTTGCCTATGAGGGTGATCGTATAGAATGGTATGGATATCAGTGTTTATTGTCATCGAAACTTATCCCTCAGATCATATGCTGGATAAATTGTGAGACTTAAAACCTTGGTTGTCCTTTTGCCATGTTTTatagtgatttttttttgtttatacttTATTGTGCCTGTGTGGGCATGCTTCATAAATTCAAGGGTATTCTCTAGGAATAACTTACCAGAAGCATGCTTAATATATAATACTTTATTAGAAGCATGCTTAAAATTGCTGATGTGTCTTTAATAACTAAGACTCTGAAATTGTAGGATCCATGCTAAATTATATGCTAGGTTATGTCATAGTTAAACATACTTGTAATCTTAAGTTTGCATATGTTCCTTTATTATTTTAAGATTCTGACAATTAGACATGCTTGTTTGATGCATTTTACATTATGCTGGTTAAAGTATGTCATGTTTAAGCTTGTGATTTTTTTATAAGATAGGTTAATTCTTCCTCTAACATTCTTATTTACTGTTGGCACATCCTACACAACTCAGGTTGAACACTTGTTCAGATATCGCATGAGCAATAGCATAGTACACGCTTCAAATTATCTTAAGCAGTTTCCTGCACCTCTTGTGACCATAGTTGCGAAATTTATATCTTTTGTGTCCGGTGGTTTTGCTGCTATTTTGATCATTATTGCCTTTATGGATGAATCTCTGTTGGAGGGCCATGTAAGTGtgtgaataaattttttttgtacATACACTATTCTGTTTTCACACAGGACATCATGGCAGTTTCGTTTGTAATTTCAACTGAATCTGCAGGTTTTTGGTCGCAATTTGTTCTGGTATGCTGCCATTTTTGGATCTGTAACTGCTATAAGTCGAGCTGCTGTAGCTGATGAGCTTCAGGTCCTTGATCATGAAGGAGCCATGTCTCTTGTTGTGGATCATACGCATTATATGCCAAAGAAATGGCGCGGTAAAGAAAACAGTGACTTCGTTCGCTCAGAATTTGAGACCCTGTTCCAggtaagattttatttactacatACTATTATTACCTGTTAATGATGCTAAACTGTGCATTGTGTACCTTCTGCTTGGATGTTGGCTATATATCTTTTGCAGTTATTATGTTGCACTATCAAGGTATGTGCTTCTGTTTTATGAATGGTATCTCATTTGCAATAGTTTCCCATCAGAATCTTGTAGTTGTCTGCCTGGTGATTCATGGCTCAATTGTTTGATTAAGGCTCATTTGTCTTGCTTTGATGGATATTTTAGAGGGCCAACTACCTTGCAATTAAATGTTGATGGATCTAATTTATGGAAGTGGACAAGTATTGATATCTCCCATCTGGTTGTCCTAATGTTTTGAAATATATAAGTGGAGATTGATGGAGGACCACTTTAGTGAATATCTCATTTGTATGAATTTTATTAGTTTGAAAGGTATTTTGCAAAATGTTATAAGTTGTCAAGTGGTAACAACTTCCATAATTTCATATTACTTATCAATATTGCTcaagagaaaggaaaaaaaaattaactaaaaGAAGACAAACTTATGTTTGATTGATGACTCTAAGGAAAAAGAAATTTATGTCTTCAATTCGATTGAAGATCTTATCTTTACAACCATCAAACAAGTATTTTCTCAACAAATATCATTTCCAAAGCAAACATGAAAATATATCTTCCTCAAAgaagaaaaaatgaaataattggtatgttttgatttagggatatattttttttattggattTCTTTTTTCTACTTGGGGGTTGGATTGTAGTTAAACGTCATAAAATTATTGAATGAAATGAAGTTCCTTTTCGCATATTATGTGAGCAGTGAAGTCACATTTTAATTTCCGTTGATGTAATTTTATTCTCTACATGTGATACATGCGAAGTTATAAAACAATATTACTCCTTAAGCTAGAGTAAATCTAgtaattatctttttttaattattCTTCACTGTTGTTATCTTTTCGtttatttctttttccctttgtTCATTctcagatataaaaaaaatattttccttactTTTCATGAACTCGTCATACATCAGAGATGGTGCTAGCGAAAATACTTTGTCTATTTGTTAACTTCATATTAGCCTCCTTTCTTTTGAAACAAATGCAATAGCATAGTGAGATTTCAAAAACCTGTTGTGCTGAAAGATGATGACTGCATAATGGTGAAAATTTCACAATCCAGCTTGCATATGTTCAATTTGTTAATGATTGCTTCAGAAGCTATATTCTGACTTGACTAGTATCGCCTTATCTATATATTGATGAATTAGATTATCACTTGCTACCTGTCCACTaaattttttggagcaaaattagtaaatagcaaaacaaattATTGCTTTGAAAATTTTCTGCATGTCTAGCACCGACTTATATAATATGTACTGTGCATCCGTATGTCAACTTCCTCTGCTTTTTTGTACCTTTCGTCCAGCTTACTTGCAAGCTTTGAATAGTCTTGTTCATGAGATTTGTTATTGTTGCAGTATACTGGAATGATGTTGCTGGAGGAGATGGTGTCAATTTTCCTAACTCCAATTATGTTAATATTTGTTGTACCCGAGGTATCTCTCATTATTTCAAATTGGAAAGTATGGCATGACAATATGCACTTTGTAACACTACATTTTGTGGCTTTATAGCGTGTTGACGATATCCTACGCTTTATCTCGGACTACACAGTGTATGTTGATGGCGTTGGTCACATCTGCAGGTTATTCATTCGCTTTCTGATTCtactctttctctccctctctTCATTCACATTTTTCCTTCGTCGTTGCTGTGCAGTTTCAGTGCTTTTGACTTCAAAAGCCATGGGAATGGGCAGTATGGTTCTCCCTATGATGCAGCAAGAGAGAGGAGGAGTTCCCAAGGGAAAATGGAGAAGTCTTTCTTCAGGTACTGCTTTATTGGAAGTGTTGAGTCACTTAAGCAGAGATGATATTTCGCATTCTTTTTCGCTAAAGCATCAGGGAATGATAGATTAGCATAAACTTATCTACTGTTTGTGGTTGGGTCTCTTATTAGACTTTcctgaagcaaatttttatttcaaTGTGGCATGGGACTGAAGCACATGCTTTGTTGTCAATGTGTTCCTCATGAATATATTTGCAAATTTTTCTACAACTCAGCATCATAGTTATGTCCAGTATGTAGTTAATAAAAAGGCACAGAGTTATTTTGAATTCTACTGTGCTTGTTTGACCATTCCTGAGGTTGGAATAActatctaatttttattttaatatttccgTATGTCCTGTTTGATGTAGAATACCCTGATTTGTTTAATGTGGATAATGCTTCAGAACTACCAAATCAAGTAATACATTCACCAGAGATTAATAATCCGGAGTGCTCTGGAGCTGGTTTTTATATAGTTTATTACCATCTTCTCTCTTTATTAATATACATATGCTGCTTATTAATTCCAAGAAGCATACCGGTCGAGGTAAATACATTCCTGTCTTCTCTCGCTTTCATAAGGTCAACATGATTATTGGGATTCCATCTTTGATCTTATTTCATGTCAATTGGTTTCTTAACTTTCAGGCTGTTTGCATCTTATGCAGCTTCCAATGCACATACCCGACCTGGGAACCCAGTGATGATGGTCGACAGTTCCTTTCCACTCTTCAAAATTTCAAGGAGAAGCAGATCCACCAAGGCCGTCTGCAGGATAATTCACACACATGGACATGGCAAACAATCCGAGGTTTGAGAGTCCGGCATGAAATCATCCACAGATTCCCTTCAGGCAATGTGTTTTCTGGTAATGGAGGCTTTCCAAGGTATGACCACCACCCGGGGTCTGTCTGGCTAACAAATCATGAACAAAGAAATCACCCATATATTCTGGATTGGTATTACACTTCCAAGCCTCTTGAGGATCCGGAAAATCCAGAAGATTCACCTTTGTCAGAAAAAGAAATGGCTTTTGAGTCGATCCAAGATTTTCATGCGACACAGAGCAACCTGCAAACTGAGGTCAAGAACACGGATCAGAGCTGGGATCTTCCCTTCTCTGACCGTCTTCAGAGTCACATTGAAGCCTCCACTTCTGGCTCCTTGTTCAAGAATTCTGCACCTCAAGATCTAGACCGTCACATCATGCATCATCGGTGGTGGGACCGTACAGCTCTTACTGCTTCTGCGGCTCAGGCCAGTTTTCTTGAACCCCCCAGCTTTGGGCACCATGATTATAGTCATCACAGTGATGATGTGCATGGTGGCGGTAGCGAATATCTGGGTAACCTTCAAAGATTATCCGAGACGAGTGACGTGGGTGAAGCTGACGATGAAGTGCTAGACCTCCCATTTGTAGATAGTTATGTTGGAACGTTGAAGAACCTGACAGTAAGAATACCACGAATGAGCGACGATCGGATTCATTGATATACACCCACCATTACAGACACAGATGTCAGGGTTTATAATATTTGCAATGCGTAACGGTGATGAAATTTGTGTTCAGATTCGAAGGGGCAGTATTCTTTTGTACATATATTTAGCAAAACATTTTTCCGAATGCCCCTCTTAATGATGCAAATAATAATGCCCTGTGATTCCCTCCTTGTTGGATGGCAAGGATAGGCAGGTCGAGAAGCACTAACCCTAACCCGAGGCATAACCGTGCCCCGTGTTTCTACACCAGATTACTCGGAATTGATGATTGATGTGCACCGACATTGAATTATGCTTTTGTTCTTGCAATCACGTTCCTGGTTTCTGAATGACGTGTGTGTAACTGATCACATTGATCTGAAGAAGCTCATTGCAAATGGTTTCATATCCTGTACTTTGGTTCTTGATCCTGCAGCTTCCAagttatgtgtgtatgtgtgtgtgtgttcttctTCTCTCTATCCTTGGGTTCCGTTTGATCCGTAAGGGGAAAGGAGTCAAGACAACGTCGAACCTTTTTTCCGTGAAGGAGGAGTTTTGTGTCTTTTACTACAAGAAAACGAaaccttagagagagagagagagattttgtgCCTGGTTGCAAAAACTAGGATTGTACTGTTGAAGTAAGTATGAGATGTGATCAGAAAAAAAATACATCGAGTTTATCCAATAGCTGCCATGTCagagcatatatgtatgtataccaaAGCCTGCAACTTGTAGTGGTGCAAACTCCAACCGATACTCTATTCATTTGGACGAGATTCCACATCAATCATTTGAATAACATTTTACATCCGTCCCTTTGATGATTGAGTTAGCTTTAACTCTTTTTAGAACCCATTGTTTGACCGATACACCGAAGCTTAAGATGTTTGAATTCAGACTCAAAAGCAGGTCAAACATTGTTTTCCGATACACATCACCACCTGAAAGCCAGAAGAAACGAAATAAAGAAAGGTGCAACAGATCAGATGTTTTCCACTAGCTAAAGCCAATTTGGTTTAGCCTATGAAGAAGCATCATCTTTTCTCCGA of the Musa acuminata AAA Group cultivar baxijiao chromosome BXJ2-10, Cavendish_Baxijiao_AAA, whole genome shotgun sequence genome contains:
- the LOC135582135 gene encoding autophagy-related protein 9-like isoform X1, producing MFSRHVLSRFEWPWRSKSPLTTQLLDDRPTDVELSVYSKLPGPDPDSPSGLLNGEELNTEPIVDLDLFFGSLYNYYCEKGLRCITLKWIVEILSVIFVECFIWFFLLVVDWPALRNARCGMDALESGNKPCDLAKEAINKHPLVPFTFTKGVIVGSMIILAIYGVFNFLKFIVQFKSTLKVRDFYYNSLNVTDRDIQTTSWPVMLEKVIKLQRSQQLCVIRNLTAHDIVMRMMRKENYLIGMLNKRVLAFPIHCWIPGAGPVLIKNGRKYHMILPKTLEWTLNWCIFQSMFDSKFCIRREFLENPSLLRKRLKIVGIGMFLISPCLVIFMLVYLFLRHAEQFYHHPSTASSRRWSNLSKWIFREFNEVEHLFRYRMSNSIVHASNYLKQFPAPLVTIVAKFISFVSGGFAAILIIIAFMDESLLEGHVFGRNLFWYAAIFGSVTAISRAAVADELQVLDHEGAMSLVVDHTHYMPKKWRGKENSDFVRSEFETLFQYTGMMLLEEMVSIFLTPIMLIFVVPERVDDILRFISDYTVYVDGVGHICSFSAFDFKSHGNGQYGSPYDAARERRSSQGKMEKSFFSFQCTYPTWEPSDDGRQFLSTLQNFKEKQIHQGRLQDNSHTWTWQTIRGLRVRHEIIHRFPSGNVFSGNGGFPRYDHHPGSVWLTNHEQRNHPYILDWYYTSKPLEDPENPEDSPLSEKEMAFESIQDFHATQSNLQTEVKNTDQSWDLPFSDRLQSHIEASTSGSLFKNSAPQDLDRHIMHHRWWDRTALTASAAQASFLEPPSFGHHDYSHHSDDVHGGGSEYLGNLQRLSETSDVGEADDEVLDLPFVDSYVGTLKNLTVRIPRMSDDRIH